A stretch of the Vitis vinifera cultivar Pinot Noir 40024 chromosome 16, ASM3070453v1 genome encodes the following:
- the LOC104881980 gene encoding transcription factor MYB93, with amino-acid sequence MPRTQQKKSLWTPDEDNKLKEFRRKYPNLSWPAIAKQAELNRTGKSCWERWENNLNPDINKDKFSREEDDIIIQQMSLPQNSWASMAKNDLRGRAANAIKNRWNHRLKKRHATISDLRRYLLYLEEHLMDDEASDHSVRGDDLEALMVEIASLIPNIDPNQTSDHSVREDDPEAWTSSPTDLSPNHHPNAIRSIMDTYTS; translated from the exons ATGCCAAGAACACAGCAGAAGAAATCGCTATGGACCCCAGATGAAGACAATAAGCTTAAAGAATTTAGGCGCAAATACCCCAATCTATCTTGGCCAGCTATCGCAAAGCAGGCAGAGCTGAACAGGACTGGTAAGAGTTGTTGGGAGAGGTGGGAGAACAATCTGAATCCTGATATCAACAAAGATAAATTCTCCCGAGAGGAAGATGACATCATCATCCAGCAAATGTCGCTTCCTCAGAATAG CTGGGCATCTATGGCAAAAAATGATCTTCGTGGGCGAGCTGCTAATGCTATCAAGAACCGGTGGAACCACCGCTTGAAGAAGAGGCATGCGACTATAAGTGACCTCAGGCGATACCTTCTCTACCTAGAGGAACACCTCATGGATGATGAGGCTAGTGATCACTCTGTCCGGGGAGATGACCTTGAGGCTTTGATGGTCGAGATTGCTTCCTTGATTCCCAACATTGATCCAAATCAGACTAGCGATCACTCTGTCCGGGAAGATGACCCTGAGGCTTGGACGTCCAGCCCTACTGATTTGAGTCCCAACCATCATCCAAATGCAATTCGTTCAATTATGGACACATACACCAGCTGA